A window from Henckelia pumila isolate YLH828 unplaced genomic scaffold, ASM3356847v2 CTG_466, whole genome shotgun sequence encodes these proteins:
- the LOC140872427 gene encoding ABC transporter C family member 10-like, which yields MDHLWTVFCGGSNCSSSHESSCVDFISVMNPSSCINHALIICFDLVLLVMLLFTIMSKKSSKSSQISAYIRNISRLQIASAIINGLLGFVCLSFGVWILEEKLRRNGAFVSLHWWMLFVFHGLSWLFLGLTLSLWGQRFLRSPVRLISILGFLIAGITCGLSLFTAILEKKVSVKMVSDVLYFIGSTFLVLCTYKGFRYEDGEKNGIYDPLLGSANGGSKTCSGSHVTGFAKASFLRKYTFWWLNPLMKKGRDKTLDEEDIPKLREDDRAESCYLLYTEILNEKGQSVLKTILLCHWKEILISGFFAFLKVVTISAGPLLLQAFIKVVEGKESFKYERYILVVTLFLTKNIESVSQRQWYFRSRLVGLKVKSLLTAAVYQKQLRLSNSAKMIYSSGEIMNFVTVDAYRIGEFPFWFHQIWTTSLQLCLAIMILFQAVGLATFASMTVIIVTVLCNTPLAKLQHKFQTKLMVAQDGRLKAMSEALANMKVLKLYAWETHFRHVIENLRLAEEKWLSAVQLRRAYNTFLFWGSPLLVSAATFGACYILGVPLSSSNVFTFVATLRLVQDPVRSIPDVIGVFIQANVAFSRIVKFLEAPELKTENVRVKSLNTHTTSEISFKSANLSWDENPLKPTLQNISLSVKAGDKIAICGEVGSGKSTLLASVLGEVPITEGTVQVHGTIAYVSQTAWIRTGSIRENILFGSALDDERYQDALKRCSLIKDLELLPYGDLTEIGERGVNLSGGQKQRIQLARALYQDSDIYLLDDPFSAVDAQTASSLFNEYIMGALSSKMVLLVTHQVDFLPMFDSVLLMSDGEILQASPYSQLLASSQEFRELVNAHKETAGSERLSQVTASRNREASSKEIYKASVEKKDQNLGGDQLIKKEEREVGDTGFKPYILYLNQNKGFLFFSIAALGHLTFVIGQIFQNSWMAANVDDPNVSSLRLIVVYLVIGLVASMFLLTRTISTVVLNLESSRSLFSQLLISIFRAPMSFYDSTPLGRILSRVSSDLSIVDLDVPFNLIFTFGSTSNCYASLIVLAVITWQVLFVSIPMIFLAIRLQRYYFSTAKELMRINGTTKSFVANHLTESIAGVVTIRAFQQEDRFFAKNLELIDINGSPFFHYFTANEWLIQRLETLSATVLAFAGLCMVLLPTGTFTSGFIGMALSYGLSLNASLVFSINNQCTLANCIVSVERLDQYMHIPSEAPEVIEQNRPPVDWPTEGKVEIHNLQIKYRPDSPLVLRGISCTFEGGHKIGIVGRTGSGKTTLTAALFRLVEPAGGKIIVDGINISTIGIHDLRSRFGIIPQDPTLFKGTVRYNLDPLGQHTEQELWEILGKCQLKEVVQEKEEGLDSPVVEDGLNWSMGQRQLFCLGRALLRRSKILVLDEATASIDNATDMILQKTIRTEFADCTVITVAHRIPTVMDCTMVLAISDGEVVEYDDPMTLMKNEDSLFGQLVKEYWSRHNSLE from the exons ATGGATCATCTTTGGACTGTGTTTTGCGGTGGGTCCAATTGTTCGAGTAGCCATGAGAGTTCTTGTGTGGATTTCATCTCTGTAATGAACCCTTCTTCTTGCATCAACCACGCGTTAATTATCTGTTTTGATTTAGTGCTCCTGGTCATGCTCTTGTTCACTATTATGTCCAAGAAATCGTCCAAATCCTCGCAGATTTCTGCATATATTAGGAACATTTCAAGATTGCAGATAGCGTCGGCTATCATAAATGGTCTTCTGGGATTCGTTTGTTTATCATTTGGAGTCTGGATTTTGGAAGAGAAGTTGAGAAGAAACGGAGCTTTTGTGTCCTTGCATTGGTGGATGCTGTTCGTTTTCCATGGGTTGAGTTGGTTGTTTCTGGGGCTAACCTTGAGCCTTTGGGGGCAGCGTTTTCTGAGATCCCCTGTGAGGCTTATATCGATTCTTGGGTTCCTTATTGCTGGGATCACTTGTGGGTTATCTCTGTTTACCGCCATTCTGGAAAAGAAGGTGTCGGTTAAGATGGTTTCGGATGTTTTGTACTTCATAGGTTCTACTTTCTTGGTATTATGTACGTATAAAGGTTTCAGATATGAAGATGGTGAAAAAAATGGTATTTATGATCCATTGCTCGGCTCGGCCAATGGCGGAAGTAAAACTTGTTCTGGTTCCCATGTGACCGGATTCGCAAAAGCTAGCTTCTTGAGAAAGTACACGTTTTGGTGGTTGAATCCATTGATGAAAAAGGGGAGGGATAAAACTCTGGACGAGGAAGATATCCCCAAGTTACGTGAGGATGATCGTGCGGAGTCATGCTACTTGTTATATACCGAGATTTTGAACGAAAAAGGGCAGTCGGTACTAAAGACGATCCTATTATGTCATTGGAAAGAGATCCTCATTTCGGGATTCTTTGCATTTCTGAAAGTTGTTACAATCTCTGCCGGTCCTTTGTTGCTCCAAGCCTTCATTAAGGTTGTCGAAGGAAAAGAAAGTTTCAAATATGAGAGATATATACTAGTGGTGACACTTTTTCTCACGAAGAACATCGAGTCGGTATCTCAAAGACAATGGTATTTCAGGAGCAGACTAGTTGGTTTAAAGGTGAAGTCTCTACTCACAGCAGCTGTTTACCAGAAGCAACTGAGGTTATCGAATTCTGCTAAAATGATTTATTCAAGTGGCGAGATAATGAACTTTGTTACGGTGGATGCATACAGAATTGGAGAGTTCCCCTTTTGGTTCCATCAAATATGGACAACAAGCCTTCAACTCTGTTTAGCCATCATGATTCTCTTCCAAGCTGTAGGACTCGCAACATTTGCATCCATGACTGTTATAATTGTAACCGTTCTTTGCAACACTCCCCTCGCAAAGTTACAGCATAAGTTCCAGACGAAGCTTATGGTGGCACAGGACGGAAGGTTGAAGGCTATGTCAGAGGCTCTAGCGAACATGAAGGTGTTGAAATTATATGCATGGGAAACTCATTTTCGGCATGTAATAGAGAATCTTAGGTTGGCTGAAGAGAAATGGTTGTCAGCTGTTCAGCTACGAAGAGCTTACAATACCTTCCTTTTCTGGGGATCTCCTTTACTAGTTTCTGCAGCTACCTTTGGTGCTTGCTATATCCTTGGTGTTCCATTATCTTCAAGCAACGTTTTCACTTTTGTGGCTACTTTACGTCTGGTTCAGGACCCTGTTAGAAGTATTCCTGATGTTATTGGAGTGTTTATTCAAGCCAATGTTGCATTTTCCAGGATAGTGAAGTTTCTTGAGGCGCCTGAGCTCAAAACCGAGAATGTAAGAGTTAAGTCTCTGAACACTCATACGACTAGTGAAATTTCTTTTAAGTCAGCAAATCTGTCGTGGGATGAGAATCCATTGAAACCAACTCTTCAAAACATCAGTTTGAGTGTTAAAGCTGGCGACAAGATTGCAATCTGTGGAGAGGTGGGCTCTGGAAAATCGACTCTTCTCGCTTCAGTTCTGGGAGAGGTTCCAATAACCGAGGGAACT GTTCAAGTACATGGGACTATTGCCTATGTCTCTCAAACAGCATGGATTCGAACAGGAAGTATTCGGGAGAATATCCTCTTTGGATCAGCCCTGGACGATGAAAGATATCAAGATGCACTAAAAAGGTGCTCACTCATAAAGGATCTTGAGTTGCTACCATATGGTGATTTGACTGAGATAGGAGAGAGAGGAGTTAATCTTAGTGGTGGTCAGAAGCAACGTATTCAACTCGCTCGTGCTTTGTATCAGGATTCTGATATATATCTTTTGGATGATCCTTTTAGTGCTGTCGATGCGCAGACGGCCTCAAGCCTGTTTAAT GAATACATAATGGGAGCCCTCTCATCGAAGATGGTCTTACTCGTGACACATCAAGTTGATTTTCTTCCAATGTTTGATTCTGTTTTG TTGATGTCCGATGGAGAAATTTTGCAGGCTTCTCCTTATTCGCAGTTGCTAGCTTCGAGCCAAGAATTCAGGGAACTTGTTAACGCGCATAAAGAAACTGCAGGTTCTGAGAGACTTTCACAGGTAACAGCTTCACGAAATCGTGAAGCTTCTTCTAAAGAGATTTACAAGGCGTCTGTAGAAAAGAAAGATCAAAATTTGGGAGGTGATCAGCTGATtaagaaagaagaaagggaagttGGGGACACTGGATTCAAGCCCTATATCCTGTATTTAAATCAGAACAAAGGATTTCTTTTCTTCTCCATTGCTGCTCTCGGCCACCTTACCTTTGTTATTGGGCAGATATTTCAGAATTCTTGGATGGCTGCAAATGTGGATGATCCAAACGTCTCCTCTTTGAGATTGATTGTCGTATATTTGGTTATTGGACTCGTGGCATCAATGTTTTTGCTCACGCGAACCATATCCACAGTTGTTTTGAACTTGGAGTCATCAAGATCTTTGTTTTCACAGCTATTGATCTCTATATTTCGTGCACCAATGTCGTTCTATGATTCTACGCCCTTAGGAAGGATCCTGAGCCGG GTCTCCTCTGATTTGAGTATAGTTGATCTAGATGTTCCCTTCAACTTGATATTCACATTTGGATCAACCTCAAATTGTTATGCTAGCTTGATAGTACTAGCTGTTATCACATGGCAAGTATTGTTCGTCTCCATACCAATGATCTTTCTGGCTATTCGCTTACAG AGATACTACTTTTCCACTGCTAAAGAGTTGATGAGGATAAATGGAACTACAAAATCTTTTGTCGCAAACCATCTAACTGAATCTATTGCTGGAGTCGTTACTATTAGAGCTTTCCAACAGGAAGATCGTTTTTTTGCCAAGAATCTTGAATTGATTGACATAAACGGCAGCCCCTTTTTCCATTATTTCACGGCAAATGAGTGGTTGATCCAAAGGCTAGAGACCCTCAGTGCAACTGTTCTTGCCTTTGCAGGCCTTTGCATGGTTTTACTTCCCACCGGAACATTTACCTCTG GATTTATTGGAATGGCTCTGTCTTATGGTCTCTCGTTAAACGCTTCCCTAGTGTTTTCCATTAACAACCAGTGCACATTAGCAAACTGTATTGTTTCTGTTGAAAGACTTGATCAGTATATGCATATACCAAGTGAGGCCCCTGAAGTAATAGAACAGAATCGTCCTCCAGTCGACTGGCCTACTGAGGGTAAAGTAGAGATTCATAATTTACAG ATCAAGTACAGACCAGATTCACCTCTTGTTCTACGTGGGATTAGCTGCACGTTTGAAGGAGGACACAAGATTGGCATAGTTGGACGAACTGGAAGCGGGAAGACTACTCTTACTGCTGCCTTGTTTCGTCTGGTGGAGCCTGCCGGAGGAAAGATTATTGTGGATGGAATTAACATATCAACAATTGGGATTCATGATCTGAGGTCTCGGTTTGGGATTATACCTCAAGATCCCACCCTTTTCAAAGGAACTGTGAGGTACAATTTGGACCCGTTGGGACAACATACCGAGCAGGAACTGTGGGAG ATTCTTGGAAAATGTCAGCTCAAAGAAGTTGTTCAGGAGAAAGAAGAGGGATTAGACTCTCCAG TAGTAGAAGATGGATTAAACTGGAGCATGGGGCAGCGACAACTGTTTTGTTTAGGCCGTGCTTTACTGAGGAGGAGCAAGATTCTGGTACTAGATGAAGCAACTGCATCCATTGACAATGCTACAGACATGATCTTGCAAAAAACGATCCGAACAGAATTTGCTGATTGCACGGTGATTACGGTTGCTCACAGAATACCAACCGTGATGGACTGCACGATGGTTCTGGCCATTAGTGATG GTGAAGTTGTGGAATATGATGATCCTATGACACTAATGAAAAATGAAGATTCATTGTTCGGGCAGCTGGTCAAGGAATATTGGTCTCGCCATAACTCTTTAGAGTGA